ACCCCTGCATACTTGGTATAGGAGCGATATCTACAACTCTACTAGCTGTAACAGATGATGTATTATCACCAGTAACTGTTACCTGATAGTTAAGTTTCCCTGAAGCAGTACCTGGTACAACTTCAACTTTCCATGATATCTGTTTTTCCAGTCCCGTTGTTAGTGCACCTAAACTTATCTCCTGCTGCTGACCACTAGATAATACTAAACCTACTGGTAAAGTGATTTTAACTTTAGTATTTGAAATACTTGTATCACCGTTGTTTCGAACATATGCTGTAACCATGAACGGATTTGGATTATATCCACCTGCTAATAAATCAATATTGCTGTCACCTGTTAAATTAAGTCCAAATGCACCGTTTGATACTTGAGTCAAGTCGCTTAACCCATAATATGTAACAAATTCTGCACTTCCATTTGGTGCTAAAGTTCTTGGGTTCCAGTAAATACCTACAGCACTATCTCCTATATCCTGACTCGTATTTGGAACGTAATCCCAAAGTGAATTATTGATTCCGCTCCATTTAACAAATTGAACTTTATCAGGCTTCAAATATTGTGATTTCAATAAGGTACCATGTGCTACTACCGAAGGAGAATTTAAATTATCAAAAGCCTGCCAGTATTGTGGAATACTGTTTCCTGTAATCTCAAGCTCCTTTGTTACAGCACCAATACCGGGCACTCTGAATGGTGCACTATCGTTGTTTCCAAGTTTTGTATCCAACATAATTCTTATTCCAACATCATGTTGATTATTGTCGTTATTCGTCACAATATACTTAACCTCAACTATATCTTCACGATTAGTACTTGAATTTTTAACAATCCTCAGAACCTGCTTTACGCTTATATTACTAAAATTACTTTCTGAGGTATTACTAAGCTGTGTTTCATCTACAGTAGGGCTTTGTATATTTGGATTGTATACATAATCATTCCCATCTACTCTTATAGTAGAGAAAGACGTATGAGGTTCTGGGTGATTGTATAAAAGAATTTGATTGTCATCCGTTGAAATTGAGGGATCTCCACCTGTTGTACCTATTGTAAATCTTCCATTATAACTTCCTCCATTAGCAACGGCATATTCTAAATAGTCGTTATATACTTTTCCATTACTATACCCCATTAAATTAAGTAAGTTAGTTTTATTATTTTCCTCAACGAACAATCCCTTCTTCCAAGCATCATATAATGCTTGGTCAGTCTGAATTTGACTTTGAGGCTTTAACTGGTCTGCTGGAGTTTGTTCATCCGCCGGAGTTTGCTCATCCATCGGAGTTTGTTCACCTGCCGGAGTTTGTTCACCTGCCGGAGTTTGTTCACCTGCCGGAGTTTGTTCACCTGCCGGAGTTTGTTCACCTGCCGGAGTTTGTTCACCTGCCGGAGTTTGTTCACCTGCCGGAGTTTGTTCACCTGCCGGAGTTTGTTCACCTGCCGGAGTTTGTTCATTCGGAGCAGTTGTACTACCAATAGTATTTACACTATTGTCTGTTTCGCACATGGCTGTTCCTAAGCTCATAAATAACATTGATAAAATAATAATAAAACTTATTAATATTTTCCTAATTTTTTCATATTATCCCTCATACTAGCAAAAGGGAAGTCGCCAAAATACGCTTTTGACGCATTTCAAAACCTAAAAGAATGTTTTTAATAGTACAGGCATACAATGTACTAATATCTTGCAAATATTCGAGGGGATGAAAATGGTAAAGGTATTTTTATCATGCAGCAGTCATGATCAAACATATATTAAATATATAATAAATGACTTGCAATCATTGCCTGAAAAGTATAAACTATTTTACTTTTTACCTCCTTATAAAAAGGACATCCCTATTGATAATATCATTAAAACGCTATATGAGATTGATTTATTCATTTTGTTTATAACCAACAATTCACTCAATAGTCAATTCGTACAGCGTGAATTGAGGCAGGCAATTTATTTAAATAACTTGAGCACAATAAAAGAAATATGCTCGATTTCATTGGATAACAGTATTAATGTATTTCAGGACAGCCGAATACCTGAATATATTAAAAACCGTATTCATTTATCAGAATCACCTTTAAAAACAGTGCAAATAGTAAGGAATTTTATTATGAATTATTAGGTAACCGATATGAATGACAAAAACAGATTTTACGCTAAAAATTACTTATACAGAAACCTTAATTATTACGATAAAAAGGCAGCCTCCAACAAAAAGCTGTACAACCTTTTTGTCATACTGGACATAGTTATTTCAGCCTTTATACCTTTTACAGCCTTATTTAATGATGTGTTTTTTCAGACCAAATATATTGTAGCCCTGATGGGTTCATTTATTACTATTTTGTCTGCTTTTAAGACAAGTTTCGGTTTGCACAAGAAGTGGGTTGAATACCGTACAACGGCTGAAATTCTGGAATACCATAAACGTCTTTACTTAACCGAATCAACTCCCTATAACAAGTCAAACAAACATGAATTGCTTATTTCAAATGTCAATTCTATTGTTGAAAAGGAGAACCGGACGTGGAGGTCTGCTGAGCTTAGTATAAAAAAGCCCACCAGAAACTAATATATTAAACGTTCAGTATAGTATAGGTCTTTAAAAATATTTCTTTTTTACATGGATATCTTTCCCCGTCGACTCCCGTTATAATGTAGTCTCCCTTACTAATGTAATGCTTTCCTTCTAAAGTAGTTATAAACGGAATTTCATTACAAGTATCAGGGTTTACATAATTTTCAGTATCCAATCCCGCATTAATAGCTGTTTGAATGTCGTCAAAACCGTCTTCCAACCCTCGTCTGTATTCAATTGCTTCAATTGGTATAGGGTTTTTAATATATTTTGCCAAAATTGATTCACCTCATGCATATTATCGCTCATTACGGTATTTTTTATTCAAATTCACCGTAGTCCTCTATACATAATATGTAAAAAAATATAAAATGCTATACTCAATTAAAATTGTTCATTATTCTTTACTTTATGTTTATGGTAAAATTAACATATATTTTTATTGTGGGGTGAATCTCAATTAACGATTTTATTGAAATCAAGAATGCAAGAATACACAATCTTAAAGGAATAGATGTAAAAATCCCTAAAAACAAACTGACTGTTATCACAGGAGTATCAGGCAGTGGAAAGTCCAGTCTGGCATTTGATACCCTTTATGAAGAAGGAAAACGCCGTTACCTAATGTTTTCCGGCACACAGTTTATGATTGACAGTACGCCGACCTTTGACAGTATATCAGGACTTTCCCCCACTGTTGCAGTTGAACAACGAATTATAAGGCAATCCAACCCACGCAGTACTGTAGGTACCCGGACTAAAATCGGTAATATCCTCGCTATGTTATTTGCGGCTTATGGAACAAGGGATAGTAAATATGACGACGGTCTTCCCTTGTCTATGGAAATGTTTCAGAAAAATTCTCCAAAGGGAATGTGCGTTAAATGTTTGGGTTCAGGGACAGTAAAAAAAGTGGATGAAGACAAATTGTTCGGAGATTTGTCTTTAAAAGTTGAAGATGTATGTCTTGGCTTGGGTAAACGTGGAAGTACAAAGAAAATGCTGGATAGTTTTTATAAATACCATAACATATCTCCAGACCAGAAACTATCATCTCTTACAGATGAGCAATTATTTTGTTTAAAGTATGGAGACAGCGGAAAATCCTCTTTTATGGGATTTATACCATGGATATTTCATGTTACCAACGGTGCATTTTCAACCAATAGCCGTCTTTCTCATTTACTCACCGAAGCAGGATACATGACAAAACCTTCCTGTCCGAAATGCGGTGGTACAGGACTTGGAGTACATGCGTCCAGTACTACTATAGGCGGTAAAACTATTTCAGAACTTGAAAATATTTATATTAAAGATCTCTTTGATTTTCTCAATACTACTCCTTTAAAAAGGTCACCGTTGCTTAATGAGATACTTACCAAACTTTCATGCATGGTTGACGTGGGACTTCACCACCTCTCCCTTTCCCGTCCGGTACCAACCCTTTCCGGCGGTGAGATACAAAGATTGTTTCTTGCTTCATATATTATTGCTGAAATGGACAGCATTATATTTGTTTTTGATGAACCCACAATAGGTCTGCATGAAGTGGAAAAAGAAAAGCTTATTTCAATAATAAGAAACCTTGTAAACCGCGGTAACACCGTAATAGCCGTAGAGCATGACGAAAACTTTATGCGTTGTGCCGATTACATAATTGACCTTGGCCCATTTGCAGGAATTAACGGTGGAGAAAGGATTTTTCAAGGGAGCTTCGAAGAATTTCTGCAATGTAAGCATTCAAATACCGCACCATATTTAAAAAATAATGATATT
This genomic stretch from Ruminiclostridium cellulolyticum H10 harbors:
- a CDS encoding DUF4231 domain-containing protein, encoding MNDKNRFYAKNYLYRNLNYYDKKAASNKKLYNLFVILDIVISAFIPFTALFNDVFFQTKYIVALMGSFITILSAFKTSFGLHKKWVEYRTTAEILEYHKRLYLTESTPYNKSNKHELLISNVNSIVEKENRTWRSAELSIKKPTRN
- a CDS encoding ATP-binding cassette domain-containing protein, whose translation is MFSGTQFMIDSTPTFDSISGLSPTVAVEQRIIRQSNPRSTVGTRTKIGNILAMLFAAYGTRDSKYDDGLPLSMEMFQKNSPKGMCVKCLGSGTVKKVDEDKLFGDLSLKVEDVCLGLGKRGSTKKMLDSFYKYHNISPDQKLSSLTDEQLFCLKYGDSGKSSFMGFIPWIFHVTNGAFSTNSRLSHLLTEAGYMTKPSCPKCGGTGLGVHASSTTIGGKTISELENIYIKDLFDFLNTTPLKRSPLLNEILTKLSCMVDVGLHHLSLSRPVPTLSGGEIQRLFLASYIIAEMDSIIFVFDEPTIGLHEVEKEKLISIIRNLVNRGNTVIAVEHDENFMRCADYIIDLGPFAGINGGERIFQGSFEEFLQCKHSNTAPYLKNNDILNMKSTYRTVNSDKILKVENANIHNLKNVTVDIPLGLMVGVAGVSGSGKSSLISDTLVPKLKILLNNKFVGDQNEDNEGIPEDNSVISGWERIKKCLVIDQKPIGRSRTSCPATYTGVFDRIRALFAKESGSSAGLFTVNSEGGCKVCKGDGEVHYHVGFGNFIDTECEACSGTGFIPEALEVTLNGKNIKEVLSFTVDEAVLFFKGRDKQIDKILATLQRVGMGYITLGQKTPTISGGESQRIKLAKELSKGQAAKDAVYILDEPTTGLSFHDSVRLMKLMEELVTKGNTVIVTEHDPYILSNCDYIFEMGPGGGSDGGKLIAAGSPVDLKNNQNSIIGRYLK